One Thermococcus eurythermalis DNA segment encodes these proteins:
- a CDS encoding CDC48 family AAA ATPase — protein sequence MSERKEIKLKVASAYQRDVGRGIVRIDRKAMRELGVQSGDIVEIIGTKNTAAVVWPAYPEDEGLGIIRMDGTIRKNAGVGLGDEVTVRRAEVKEARKVIVAPTEPIRFGRDFVEWLHSRLVGRPVVRGDYIKVGILGQELTFVVTATTPAGIVQITEFTDFQISEKPVKEVAKTATLGVTYEDIGGLKDVIQKVREMIELPLKHPEIFEKLGIEPPKGVLLYGPPGTGKTLLAKAVANEANAHFIAINGPEIMSKYYGESEERLREVFKEAEENAPAIIFIDEIDSIAPKREETHGEVEKRVVSQLLTLMDGLKSRGKVIVIGATNRPDAIDPALRRPGRFDREIEVGVPDKQGRKEILQIHTRGMPIEPDFRKDKVIEILEKLRGDERFRSVIEGAIEKVEKAKDEEEIKRALREFDERLYDEVKARLIDALLEELAEVTHGFVGADLAALAREAAMAALRRLIKEGKIDFEAEHIPREVLEELKVTRRDFYEALKMVEPSALREVLLEVPNVRWDDIGGLEDVKQELREAVEWPLKYPEAFMGLGITPPKGILLYGPPGTGKTLLAKAVANESEANFIAIKGPEVLSKWVGESEKNIREIFRKARQAAPTVIFIDEIDAIAPRRGTDVNRVTDRLINQLLTEMDGIQENSGVVVIAATNRPDIIDPALLRPGRFDRLILVPAPDEKARLEIFKVHTRKVPLAEDVNLEELAKRTEGYTGADIEAVVREAAMLAMRRALQEGIIRPGMKADEIRRKVKVTMKDFEEALKKIGPSVSKETMEYYRKIQEQFKQARG from the coding sequence ATGAGCGAGAGGAAGGAAATCAAGCTTAAGGTCGCGTCCGCTTATCAGAGGGACGTTGGAAGGGGAATTGTGAGAATTGATAGGAAGGCAATGCGCGAGCTCGGCGTCCAGTCAGGAGACATAGTCGAGATTATCGGAACCAAGAACACCGCCGCCGTCGTCTGGCCCGCCTACCCTGAGGACGAGGGACTCGGAATCATCAGAATGGACGGAACCATCAGGAAGAACGCCGGCGTCGGGCTTGGTGACGAGGTCACTGTGAGGAGGGCCGAGGTCAAGGAGGCAAGGAAGGTCATAGTAGCCCCGACCGAACCAATCCGCTTTGGCCGCGACTTCGTCGAGTGGCTCCACAGCAGGCTCGTCGGCAGGCCGGTAGTCAGGGGAGACTACATCAAGGTCGGCATCCTCGGTCAGGAGCTCACCTTCGTCGTCACCGCGACTACTCCAGCTGGAATCGTCCAGATAACCGAGTTCACTGACTTCCAGATCAGCGAGAAGCCCGTTAAGGAGGTCGCCAAGACGGCCACGCTCGGTGTCACCTACGAGGACATAGGTGGCCTAAAGGACGTCATCCAGAAGGTCAGGGAGATGATTGAGCTCCCGCTCAAGCACCCGGAGATATTCGAGAAGCTCGGCATCGAGCCGCCCAAGGGAGTGCTCCTCTACGGTCCGCCCGGAACCGGTAAGACTCTCTTAGCGAAGGCCGTCGCTAACGAGGCCAACGCCCACTTCATAGCCATCAACGGCCCCGAGATAATGAGCAAGTACTACGGTGAGAGCGAGGAGAGACTTAGAGAGGTCTTCAAGGAGGCCGAAGAGAACGCGCCGGCGATAATCTTCATCGATGAGATTGACAGCATTGCCCCGAAGAGGGAAGAGACCCACGGTGAGGTCGAGAAGAGGGTTGTTTCACAGCTCCTCACGCTCATGGACGGCCTCAAGAGCAGGGGCAAGGTCATCGTCATCGGTGCCACCAACAGGCCTGACGCCATAGACCCTGCCCTCAGGAGGCCAGGAAGGTTTGACAGGGAGATTGAAGTCGGCGTTCCCGACAAGCAGGGTAGAAAGGAGATACTCCAGATACACACCAGAGGAATGCCAATTGAGCCCGACTTCAGGAAGGACAAGGTAATTGAGATACTGGAGAAGCTCCGCGGTGACGAGCGCTTCAGGAGCGTTATAGAGGGAGCCATCGAGAAGGTAGAGAAGGCGAAGGACGAGGAGGAGATAAAGAGGGCCCTCAGGGAGTTCGACGAGAGGCTCTACGACGAGGTCAAGGCGAGGCTCATCGATGCCCTGCTGGAGGAGCTGGCCGAGGTCACCCACGGCTTCGTCGGTGCTGACCTCGCCGCCCTTGCGAGAGAGGCCGCTATGGCGGCGCTCAGGAGGCTCATCAAGGAGGGCAAGATTGACTTCGAGGCCGAGCACATACCGAGGGAGGTCCTTGAAGAGCTGAAAGTGACGAGGAGGGACTTCTACGAGGCGCTCAAGATGGTCGAGCCGTCGGCACTCAGGGAGGTCCTCCTCGAGGTTCCGAACGTCCGCTGGGACGACATAGGTGGATTAGAAGACGTCAAGCAGGAGCTCAGAGAAGCCGTCGAGTGGCCACTCAAGTACCCGGAGGCCTTTATGGGACTCGGCATAACCCCACCAAAGGGAATCCTGCTCTACGGCCCGCCCGGAACTGGTAAAACGCTCCTCGCGAAGGCGGTGGCGAACGAGAGCGAGGCCAACTTCATAGCCATCAAGGGTCCAGAGGTGCTCAGCAAGTGGGTCGGTGAGAGCGAGAAGAACATCAGGGAGATATTCAGGAAGGCCAGGCAGGCGGCTCCGACGGTGATATTCATCGACGAGATTGACGCCATCGCACCGCGCAGGGGCACCGACGTGAACCGCGTCACCGACAGGCTCATCAACCAGTTACTCACCGAAATGGACGGAATCCAGGAGAACAGCGGCGTGGTCGTCATAGCCGCAACAAACAGGCCGGACATCATCGACCCGGCCCTGCTCAGGCCAGGAAGGTTCGACAGGCTCATACTCGTGCCGGCACCCGACGAGAAGGCCAGGCTGGAGATATTCAAGGTGCACACCAGGAAGGTTCCGCTGGCTGAGGATGTCAACCTCGAGGAGCTCGCCAAGAGAACCGAGGGCTACACCGGTGCCGACATCGAGGCGGTGGTCAGAGAGGCCGCGATGCTCGCCATGAGGAGGGCGCTCCAGGAGGGCATCATCAGGCCTGGAATGAAGGCCGACGAAATCAGGAGGAAGGTCAAGGTCACCATGAAGGACTTCGAGGAGGCCCTCAAGAAGATCGGGCCGTCGGTGAGCAAGGAGACGATGGAGTACTACAGGAAGATACAGGAGCAGTTCAAACAGGCCAGAGGGTGA
- a CDS encoding MBL fold metallo-hydrolase — MLVKGIGLDSSARLTFQSHAHSDHFVSGELIFATRATKFLSHLRKGGFYREVRFGKTFYIGDFKARLYPAGHMLGSAGIKLWLENGTLFYTGDTKWFKLRTAEKSRFPRADFLIIEATFGVPHFTFPTPRETEKKLIAFVEEALDRGKRPALYVNQMGKAQEVMKILDVHGITVKPSREMLKVARVYSKFGVRFRNVERDGEVVLRPYRSPRVENSLSPWELTVSGFGRLRLSNHADFWELIRIVEKVRPERVFTVYGFAREFAGILRGLGYDSEPVTPDAQMDI, encoded by the coding sequence ATGCTCGTCAAAGGTATCGGCCTCGACAGCTCGGCAAGGCTTACCTTCCAGAGCCACGCCCACAGCGACCACTTCGTTAGCGGGGAGCTCATCTTCGCGACCAGGGCGACCAAGTTCCTCAGCCACCTCAGGAAGGGCGGGTTCTACCGCGAGGTCAGGTTCGGGAAGACCTTCTACATTGGCGACTTCAAGGCCAGGCTCTACCCAGCAGGCCACATGCTCGGTTCGGCCGGAATAAAGCTCTGGCTCGAAAACGGCACACTCTTCTACACCGGGGACACCAAGTGGTTCAAGCTTAGAACCGCCGAGAAGAGCCGTTTTCCTAGGGCGGACTTCCTGATAATCGAGGCAACCTTTGGAGTTCCACACTTTACGTTCCCCACGCCGAGGGAAACGGAGAAAAAACTGATAGCCTTCGTAGAGGAAGCGCTCGACAGGGGGAAGAGGCCCGCCCTCTACGTCAACCAGATGGGAAAGGCCCAGGAGGTCATGAAGATACTCGACGTCCACGGGATAACGGTTAAGCCCTCGCGGGAGATGCTCAAGGTCGCCAGGGTGTACTCAAAGTTCGGCGTCAGGTTCCGCAACGTGGAGAGGGACGGAGAGGTCGTCCTGCGCCCCTACCGCTCGCCCAGGGTTGAAAACTCTCTATCCCCCTGGGAACTGACCGTTTCGGGCTTTGGGAGGCTGAGGCTCAGCAACCACGCCGACTTCTGGGAGCTGATCAGGATAGTGGAGAAGGTAAGACCCGAGAGGGTGTTCACCGTTTACGGCTTCGCAAGGGAGTTTGCGGGTATTTTGAGGGGACTTGGCTACGATTCTGAACCCGTGACCCCCGATGCACAGATGGATATTTAG
- the mobB gene encoding molybdopterin-guanine dinucleotide biosynthesis protein B, whose translation MKAVAFVGFKKSGKTTTVEAVARVLKERGYRVAIAKSMHADFDREGSDTWRFSKVADEVVVRAHDTDAVLFKAKDINALFSMVSADFLLLEGFKSARHVPKVICARSEADVRELNDGLAIAVSGVIASTGVEEVDGLPVIDATKEPERLADLVEKRAFMLPNIDCGLCGFNCAEMARLIVKGEKTPNDCVVLSSKPKVTVKIDGQVLPMKDWVQELVEKTIKGMLSAMKGYREGRRIEIVIRGD comes from the coding sequence ATGAAGGCCGTTGCCTTCGTTGGCTTCAAGAAGAGCGGGAAGACGACGACGGTTGAAGCGGTTGCGAGGGTTCTCAAAGAGCGTGGCTACCGCGTTGCGATAGCCAAGAGCATGCACGCGGACTTTGACAGGGAAGGGAGTGACACCTGGAGGTTCTCAAAGGTCGCCGATGAGGTCGTAGTCAGGGCGCACGACACCGACGCGGTGCTCTTCAAGGCCAAGGACATAAACGCGCTCTTCTCAATGGTATCGGCGGATTTCCTCCTGCTGGAGGGCTTTAAGTCAGCCCGGCACGTCCCCAAGGTAATTTGTGCGAGGAGCGAAGCCGATGTTAGGGAGCTCAACGACGGCCTCGCCATAGCGGTGAGCGGGGTTATAGCTTCAACCGGCGTGGAGGAAGTTGATGGCCTCCCGGTTATTGATGCGACGAAGGAGCCAGAGAGGCTCGCAGACCTCGTCGAGAAAAGGGCCTTCATGCTCCCCAACATAGACTGCGGCCTCTGCGGCTTCAACTGCGCCGAGATGGCCAGACTTATCGTCAAGGGTGAAAAGACCCCCAACGACTGCGTCGTCCTGAGTTCGAAGCCAAAGGTCACCGTCAAGATAGACGGCCAGGTCCTCCCGATGAAGGACTGGGTGCAGGAGCTGGTAGAGAAGACGATAAAGGGTATGCTCTCGGCGATGAAGGGCTACCGCGAGGGCAGGAGGATAGAGATAGTTATTAGGGGAGATTAA
- a CDS encoding M67 family metallopeptidase encodes MRLIIRCGIIKMLIENARRSDVEVCGFLLGRREGDTFRVLEVRTVKNRLNSPEAFEMEPEEMVKVLDEAERRDLDVVGIFHSHPHYPPVPSERDVEGMKNWRVPWLIITPEGEAGAWVLREGEVEEVKIVDEANDAREGIKALAKTVRRGTFGEGGTNEEFRKLRLEALTQRDSINLP; translated from the coding sequence ATGAGGCTCATCATAAGGTGTGGAATTATCAAAATGCTCATTGAGAACGCACGGCGTTCTGACGTTGAAGTGTGCGGGTTTCTCTTAGGTAGAAGGGAAGGCGATACCTTTAGGGTTCTGGAAGTAAGGACGGTAAAGAACAGGCTCAACTCTCCGGAAGCCTTTGAGATGGAGCCTGAGGAAATGGTGAAGGTTCTCGACGAGGCCGAGAGGAGGGATCTTGATGTCGTCGGGATTTTTCACTCGCACCCCCACTATCCCCCCGTGCCCAGCGAGAGGGACGTGGAGGGGATGAAGAACTGGCGGGTCCCCTGGCTCATCATCACGCCGGAAGGGGAAGCTGGGGCATGGGTTCTAAGAGAAGGAGAGGTGGAGGAGGTCAAAATCGTAGATGAAGCTAATGACGCCAGAGAGGGTATAAAGGCACTCGCCAAGACAGTCCGAAGGGGAACCTTCGGCGAGGGAGGAACGAACGAGGAATTCAGAAAACTAAGACTTGAGGCACTCACACAGAGGGACTCGATTAATCTCCCCTAA
- a CDS encoding LSm family protein: MSMSEKQYLLDKTLERWKGKMVAVGIGSETSFSGVLEDFDEEVILLREVTDYAGNRAKELIVKIDDLNWITLL, translated from the coding sequence ATGAGTATGAGCGAGAAACAGTACCTCCTTGACAAGACGCTTGAGCGCTGGAAGGGCAAGATGGTTGCGGTGGGCATTGGAAGTGAGACCAGCTTTTCGGGAGTCCTTGAGGACTTCGACGAGGAGGTAATCCTTCTCAGGGAAGTTACCGACTACGCGGGCAACAGGGCCAAAGAGCTGATAGTCAAGATAGACGACCTCAACTGGATAACCCTGCTGTGA
- a CDS encoding Hsp20/alpha crystallin family protein gives MVWRRDRYWDPFDIMREIQEEIDAIFRDFMRGPRLWSYREPGESVSISETWREPFVDIFDRGDRFIITVELPGVRKEDIKLRVTEDTVYIEAQIRREKELEKEGAVRIERYYSGYRRVIRLPEEVVPEKAKARYNNGVLEIELPKKAPKKAEGEGFEVKIE, from the coding sequence ATGGTCTGGAGGAGGGACCGCTACTGGGACCCCTTCGACATAATGAGGGAAATACAGGAGGAGATTGACGCCATATTCCGCGACTTCATGCGCGGTCCAAGGCTCTGGAGCTACCGCGAGCCCGGGGAGAGCGTCAGCATCAGCGAGACCTGGCGCGAGCCCTTCGTGGACATCTTCGACCGCGGTGACAGGTTCATCATCACCGTCGAGCTCCCCGGAGTCAGGAAGGAGGACATCAAGCTCCGCGTTACAGAGGACACCGTTTACATCGAGGCCCAGATAAGGCGCGAGAAGGAGCTCGAAAAGGAGGGCGCAGTGAGGATCGAGCGCTACTACAGCGGCTACAGGAGGGTCATCAGGCTTCCTGAGGAGGTCGTTCCCGAGAAGGCAAAGGCAAGGTACAACAACGGCGTCCTCGAAATCGAGCTCCCCAAGAAGGCCCCGAAGAAGGCCGAGGGAGAGGGCTTCGAGGTCAAGATTGAGTGA